One Streptomyces mobaraensis NBRC 13819 = DSM 40847 DNA segment encodes these proteins:
- a CDS encoding carbon-nitrogen hydrolase family protein produces MIIASAQFTARPCDVGANVATMAGLVREAAGKGAALVAFPELAVTGYELAAIAADPGRLALEPDDARLGPLREACRETGTAAVVNCPGTPREAGSGPTISAFGYGPDGAPLVRYDKRHVTEKEAAAGFAAGTEDGGRFVLDGVRIGLAICYDVDFPDIAARAAADGCALLVATSLYGSDGGREERDRLFPALARDHGLYVLLANHVGPAGGYVGCGGSGVWGPDGVLLAGAPEAAPGVVTADVPL; encoded by the coding sequence ATGATCATCGCTAGTGCGCAGTTCACCGCCCGGCCGTGCGACGTCGGGGCCAATGTGGCCACCATGGCCGGGCTGGTCCGCGAGGCGGCCGGGAAGGGCGCCGCCCTGGTCGCCTTCCCGGAGCTGGCCGTCACGGGTTACGAGTTGGCCGCGATCGCCGCCGACCCCGGCCGGCTCGCCCTGGAGCCGGACGACGCCCGGCTCGGCCCGCTCCGCGAGGCGTGCCGGGAGACCGGCACCGCGGCCGTCGTCAACTGCCCCGGAACGCCCCGGGAGGCCGGGTCCGGGCCGACGATCAGCGCGTTCGGGTACGGGCCCGACGGCGCGCCGCTCGTCCGCTACGACAAGCGGCACGTGACGGAGAAGGAGGCCGCCGCCGGTTTCGCGGCCGGCACCGAGGACGGCGGCCGGTTCGTCCTGGACGGCGTCCGGATCGGCCTCGCGATCTGCTACGACGTCGACTTCCCCGACATCGCCGCCCGCGCGGCGGCGGACGGCTGCGCGCTGTTGGTGGCCACGTCGCTGTACGGCAGCGACGGCGGCCGGGAGGAGCGGGACCGGCTGTTCCCGGCGCTGGCCCGGGACCACGGGCTGTATGTGCTGCTCGCCAACCACGTGGGTCCGGCGGGCGGTTACGTCGGCTGCGGCGGCAGCGGGGTGTGGGGGCCGGACGGCGTCCTCCTCGCCGGGGCGCCGGAGGCGGCGCCGGGCGTGGTGACGGCGGACGTGCCGCTCTGA
- a CDS encoding organic hydroperoxide resistance protein — MSIQPVDVAYTAVATAENGRDGRVASDDGKLDVVVNPPRELGGSGAGTNPEQLFAAGFSACFQGALGVVARQEKADISGSTVTAEVGIGKTPEGGFGLKVALSAHIPNVDEATALALVEKAHQVCPYSNATRGNIEVTLSVR; from the coding sequence ATGAGCATCCAGCCCGTCGACGTCGCCTACACCGCCGTCGCCACCGCAGAGAACGGCCGGGACGGCCGCGTCGCCAGCGACGACGGCAAGCTCGACGTCGTCGTCAACCCGCCCAGGGAGCTGGGCGGCAGCGGCGCCGGCACCAACCCCGAGCAGCTCTTCGCCGCCGGCTTCAGCGCCTGCTTCCAGGGCGCGCTGGGCGTCGTCGCCCGCCAGGAGAAGGCCGACATCTCCGGCTCGACCGTCACCGCCGAGGTCGGCATCGGCAAGACCCCGGAGGGCGGCTTCGGCCTCAAGGTGGCCCTGTCCGCGCACATCCCGAACGTGGACGAGGCCACCGCCCTCGCCCTGGTCGAGAAGGCGCACCAGGTCTGCCCGTACTCCAACGCCACCCGCGGCAACATCGAGGTCACCCTCTCCGTCCGCTGA
- a CDS encoding NADP-dependent oxidoreductase, which yields MSAPLPGTTRAWHLVTHPKGTPTPADFDLREIPLAEPAEGQIAVRNLHLSVDPYMRGRMTGRKTYVEPFALDKPMTGGAVGEVVASRAEGFAAGDLVLHDLGWREHAVLDAKYAVKADAGDVPLSAYLGALGMPGLTAYAGLLEVASFKEGDAVFVSGAAGAVGSQVGQIARLKGASRVIGSAGSDEKVRRLVEEYGFDAAFNYKNGPVAEQLAKAAPDGIDVYFDNVGGEHLEAAIGALRLHGRVTICGAISQYNATEPAPGPRNLGLMIQNRLRLQGMIVMDHAHLRPQFFEEVGGWIRSGALKRDETVVHGIENTADAFLGMLRGENTGKMIVSLTD from the coding sequence ATGTCCGCACCCCTCCCCGGCACCACCCGCGCCTGGCACCTGGTCACCCACCCCAAGGGCACCCCCACCCCCGCAGACTTCGACCTCCGCGAGATCCCGCTCGCCGAGCCCGCCGAGGGCCAGATCGCGGTCCGCAACCTGCACCTGTCGGTGGACCCGTACATGCGCGGCCGGATGACCGGCAGGAAGACCTACGTCGAGCCCTTCGCGCTGGACAAGCCGATGACCGGCGGCGCGGTCGGCGAGGTCGTCGCCTCCCGGGCCGAGGGCTTCGCCGCCGGCGACCTCGTCCTGCACGACCTCGGCTGGCGCGAGCACGCCGTCCTCGACGCCAAGTACGCCGTCAAGGCCGACGCCGGTGACGTACCGCTCTCCGCCTACCTCGGCGCGCTCGGCATGCCGGGCCTGACCGCCTACGCCGGTCTGCTGGAGGTCGCCTCCTTCAAGGAGGGCGACGCCGTCTTCGTCTCCGGCGCGGCCGGCGCCGTCGGCAGCCAGGTCGGGCAGATCGCCAGGCTGAAGGGCGCCTCCCGGGTCATCGGCAGCGCCGGCTCGGACGAGAAGGTCCGCCGCCTCGTCGAGGAGTACGGCTTCGACGCCGCCTTCAACTACAAGAACGGACCGGTTGCCGAGCAGCTCGCCAAGGCCGCGCCCGACGGCATCGACGTCTACTTCGACAACGTCGGCGGCGAGCACCTGGAGGCGGCCATCGGCGCCCTCAGGCTGCACGGCCGCGTCACCATCTGCGGCGCGATCTCCCAGTACAACGCCACCGAGCCGGCCCCCGGCCCGCGCAACCTCGGCCTGATGATCCAGAACCGGCTGCGGCTCCAGGGCATGATCGTCATGGACCACGCCCACCTGCGGCCGCAGTTCTTCGAGGAGGTCGGCGGCTGGATCCGGTCCGGCGCCCTCAAGCGGGACGAGACCGTGGTGCACGGCATCGAGAACACCGCCGACGCCTTCCTCGGCATGCTGCGCGGCGAGAACACCGGCAAGATGATCGTTTCCCTCACGGACTGA
- a CDS encoding MarR family winged helix-turn-helix transcriptional regulator: MAPPTPRPDPVTIEVVELIATVVARYHEEYDEAAGRHALTGAQARLLALLSREPLPMRRIARKLKCEPSNVTGIVDRLAARGLVERRPDPADRRVKLAAVTEDGRETARRLREELGFAREPLAGLSADERGQLRDLLRRVVGGIPDGEDASEPH, translated from the coding sequence ATGGCCCCGCCGACACCCCGCCCCGACCCCGTGACGATCGAGGTCGTCGAGCTCATCGCGACCGTCGTCGCGCGCTACCACGAGGAGTACGACGAGGCCGCCGGCCGGCACGCCCTCACCGGCGCCCAGGCCCGGCTCCTCGCCCTGCTGTCCCGGGAACCGCTGCCCATGCGCCGGATCGCCCGCAAGCTCAAGTGCGAGCCGTCCAACGTCACCGGCATCGTCGACCGTCTCGCCGCCCGCGGCCTGGTCGAGCGCCGCCCCGACCCGGCCGACCGCCGCGTCAAGCTGGCCGCCGTCACCGAGGACGGCCGGGAGACCGCGCGGCGGCTGCGGGAGGAGCTGGGCTTCGCCCGGGAGCCGCTGGCCGGGCTCTCCGCGGACGAGCGGGGGCAGCTGCGCGACCTGCTGCGGCGGGTGGTGGGCGGGATCCCGGACGGGGAGGACGCGTCCGAACCCCACTGA
- a CDS encoding sortase domain-bontaining protein, with product MAPSHRSALARTALVLAALVLPVALLTGLTGCSWGGIDNSKAIGTPASPDEPQRVRIPSLGVDSPLIRLGTDHDTGRPVRQPPKDHSDTAGWCTGSALPGRPGTAVLVGHRDGGEANGVFRELGTLREGAAVEVERGDGKVLRFTVTAVRTLDGDAAFATRKEHPTAPAERALRLIACAGDDPGEGSGHRFLVVDTLLRS from the coding sequence ATGGCTCCCTCCCACCGCTCCGCCCTGGCCCGGACCGCGCTGGTCCTGGCCGCCCTGGTGCTGCCGGTGGCCCTGCTGACCGGGCTGACCGGCTGCTCCTGGGGCGGGATCGACAACTCCAAGGCCATCGGCACCCCCGCCTCCCCCGACGAGCCGCAGCGGGTGCGGATCCCCTCCCTCGGCGTGGACAGCCCGCTGATCCGCCTCGGCACCGACCACGACACCGGCCGCCCGGTGCGGCAGCCGCCGAAGGACCACAGCGACACCGCGGGCTGGTGCACCGGCAGCGCCCTGCCCGGCCGCCCCGGCACCGCCGTCCTCGTCGGACACCGGGACGGCGGCGAAGCAAACGGCGTCTTCCGCGAGCTCGGCACCCTGCGCGAGGGCGCGGCGGTGGAGGTCGAGCGCGGCGACGGAAAGGTGCTGCGCTTCACGGTGACGGCCGTCCGCACCCTCGACGGCGACGCGGCGTTCGCCACCCGGAAGGAGCACCCCACCGCCCCCGCGGAGCGCGCCCTGCGGCTCATCGCCTGCGCGGGCGACGACCCGGGCGAGGGGTCCGGACACCGCTTCCTCGTCGTCGACACACTCCTGCGATCATGA
- a CDS encoding YoaK family protein, translating into MTPRPLLAALLALTVVGGALDAVSYLGLGHVFTANMTGNVVILGFSAAGAAGFSAPASSLALGGFLFGALLGGRFGTAMAGRSRRLWLSGALTAEALLTGGAAALAAGVPGGLPGGLPQDEARRFAMITVLAVAMGVRVATVRALAVPDMMTTILTRVLTGIAADSRLAGGSDTRLGRRLGSVLAMALGALAGGWLLIHHGPVWPLALAAGAVALLAAGCLAAGAGRGPGAGPDVRRARRRG; encoded by the coding sequence GTGACGCCCCGGCCCCTGCTCGCCGCGCTGCTCGCGCTCACCGTGGTGGGCGGGGCGCTCGACGCCGTCAGCTATCTGGGCCTGGGCCACGTCTTCACGGCCAACATGACCGGCAACGTCGTCATCCTCGGCTTCTCCGCCGCCGGGGCGGCCGGATTCTCGGCCCCCGCGTCGTCGCTGGCCCTGGGCGGCTTCCTGTTCGGGGCGCTGCTCGGCGGCCGGTTCGGGACGGCGATGGCGGGCCGCTCCCGGCGGCTGTGGCTGAGCGGAGCGCTGACGGCGGAGGCGCTCCTCACCGGCGGCGCGGCGGCCCTGGCGGCCGGCGTCCCGGGAGGTCTCCCCGGCGGTCTCCCCCAGGACGAGGCCCGCCGCTTCGCCATGATCACCGTGCTCGCCGTGGCGATGGGGGTGCGGGTCGCGACCGTCCGCGCGCTGGCCGTGCCGGACATGATGACGACGATCCTCACCCGCGTCCTCACCGGCATCGCCGCCGACTCCCGGCTCGCCGGCGGCTCCGACACCCGGCTCGGCCGACGGCTGGGCTCGGTGCTGGCCATGGCCCTCGGGGCGCTGGCCGGCGGCTGGCTGCTGATCCACCACGGCCCGGTGTGGCCGCTGGCCCTGGCGGCCGGCGCGGTGGCGCTGCTCGCCGCCGGCTGCCTGGCGGCCGGCGCCGGACGCGGGCCCGGCGCCGGCCCGGACGTCAGGCGAGCTCGGCGGAGAGGGTGA
- a CDS encoding OsmC family protein, producing the protein MATTRTAHTVWEGELLTGSGTVTFDSSGIGSQPVSWPSRAEQANGKTSPEELIAAAHSSCFSMALSHGLTGAGTPPTRLETKADVTFQPGEGITGIHLWVRGEVPGLDEEGFTAAAEDAKKNCPVSQALAGTTITLSAELA; encoded by the coding sequence ATGGCCACCACCCGCACCGCGCACACCGTCTGGGAGGGCGAGCTGCTCACCGGCAGCGGCACCGTCACCTTCGACTCGTCCGGCATCGGCTCGCAGCCGGTCTCCTGGCCGTCCCGCGCCGAGCAGGCCAACGGCAAGACCAGCCCCGAGGAGCTGATCGCCGCCGCCCACTCCAGCTGCTTCAGCATGGCCCTCTCGCACGGCCTGACCGGCGCGGGCACCCCGCCCACCCGCCTGGAGACCAAGGCCGACGTCACCTTCCAGCCGGGTGAGGGCATCACCGGCATCCACCTCTGGGTCCGCGGCGAGGTGCCCGGCCTGGACGAGGAGGGCTTCACCGCGGCGGCCGAGGACGCCAAGAAGAACTGCCCGGTCAGCCAGGCGCTCGCCGGGACGACGATCACCCTCTCCGCCGAGCTCGCCTGA
- a CDS encoding histidine phosphatase family protein, with protein sequence MSELLLVRHGETEWSRDGRHTSWTDLPLTARGERQAAALRPLLAERPVAHVLASPRARALRTAELAGLRDIRVEPDLREWDYGGYEGITTAEIQKERPDWFLFADGVVPGPDGHPGESPAEVGARADRVLARIAPWLEGDDGDVVLVAHAHFLRVLTARRLGLPPAAGALFRLDTATVSRIGTEHGRPALVAWNTPAPDGRVGAGRPGNGTG encoded by the coding sequence GTGAGTGAGCTCCTCCTCGTCCGGCACGGCGAGACCGAGTGGAGCCGCGACGGCCGCCACACCAGCTGGACCGACCTGCCCCTGACCGCCCGCGGCGAACGGCAGGCGGCGGCGCTCCGCCCGCTGCTCGCCGAGCGCCCGGTGGCACACGTCCTGGCCAGCCCGCGCGCCCGCGCTCTGCGCACCGCGGAACTGGCCGGACTGCGGGACATACGGGTCGAACCCGACCTGCGGGAGTGGGACTACGGCGGTTACGAGGGGATCACCACCGCCGAGATCCAGAAGGAGCGGCCGGACTGGTTCCTCTTCGCCGACGGCGTGGTCCCCGGCCCGGACGGGCACCCGGGGGAGTCGCCCGCCGAGGTGGGCGCCCGTGCGGACCGGGTGCTGGCGCGGATCGCGCCGTGGCTGGAGGGGGACGACGGGGACGTGGTCCTCGTCGCCCACGCGCACTTCCTGCGGGTGCTGACGGCCCGTCGGCTCGGCCTGCCGCCCGCGGCGGGCGCGCTGTTCCGGCTGGACACCGCGACCGTCAGCCGGATCGGCACCGAGCACGGCCGGCCGGCCCTGGTGGCCTGGAACACACCGGCCCCGGACGGGCGTGTCGGAGCCGGTCGGCCGGGGAACGGAACCGGATGA
- the trxA gene encoding thioredoxin encodes MGSTVELTKENFDGTVSEHGFVLIDFWAAWCGPCRQFAPVFERAAGRHEDLLFGKIDTEAQPELAAAFQITSIPTLMVVRDNIAVYAQPGALPEAALEDVIRQARALDMDEVRAAVAREQKESGRDGE; translated from the coding sequence ATGGGCAGCACCGTGGAGCTCACCAAGGAGAACTTCGACGGGACGGTCTCGGAGCACGGCTTCGTCCTGATCGACTTCTGGGCCGCCTGGTGCGGCCCCTGCCGGCAGTTCGCCCCCGTCTTCGAGCGGGCGGCCGGGCGCCACGAGGACCTGCTGTTCGGCAAGATCGACACCGAGGCGCAGCCGGAGCTGGCCGCCGCCTTCCAGATCACGTCGATCCCCACCCTGATGGTCGTCCGCGACAACATCGCCGTCTACGCCCAGCCCGGGGCGCTCCCCGAGGCCGCGCTGGAGGACGTCATCCGGCAGGCCCGCGCCCTCGACATGGACGAGGTGCGCGCCGCGGTGGCACGCGAGCAGAAGGAGAGCGGGCGGGACGGTGAGTGA
- a CDS encoding DUF1259 domain-containing protein → MTGDRPQSGGRTDDEQVRTPTPQASRRLVLAAGAALAPILAGAGPARAATTAPERTTPDPCGGRHALVHPATTSEADWEDVVDVLQHRGRLAGNQVYRMGFLRQDLKVTSYGYSITPALGVGSFVSFLRYEDGKTMLMGDMAVTEREMQRVIDILDAHGIAQTAIHKHLLTHDPAVWWMHIHGMHDDATYLAGALRSALGATGTPPGNGVPEKKRLDLDTAGIDRALGAQGDTEGDIYKVVFARNETVVDHDRVLPRMTGSTTAISFQPVGKRKAIVNGDFVILAHEVQHVIRALRRGGIDVVSIHSHMLTDDPRLFFLHFWGVGDGVRLARALRAAVERTNVSAAVALG, encoded by the coding sequence ATGACCGGCGACAGACCGCAGAGCGGTGGCAGAACCGACGACGAGCAGGTCCGTACACCGACGCCCCAGGCGTCACGGCGCCTGGTGCTGGCGGCCGGCGCCGCCCTGGCGCCGATACTGGCCGGCGCCGGCCCGGCCAGGGCCGCGACCACCGCGCCGGAGCGGACGACCCCCGATCCGTGCGGCGGGCGCCACGCGCTGGTGCACCCGGCGACCACCAGCGAGGCCGACTGGGAGGACGTCGTCGACGTCCTCCAGCACCGGGGCCGGCTGGCCGGGAACCAGGTCTACCGCATGGGCTTCCTCCGCCAGGACCTGAAGGTCACCTCGTACGGCTACTCCATCACCCCGGCCCTGGGCGTCGGGTCGTTCGTCTCCTTCCTCCGCTACGAGGACGGCAAGACGATGCTGATGGGCGACATGGCGGTCACCGAGCGGGAGATGCAGCGCGTCATCGACATCCTCGACGCGCACGGCATCGCCCAGACCGCCATCCACAAGCACCTTCTGACGCACGATCCGGCGGTCTGGTGGATGCACATCCACGGGATGCACGACGACGCCACCTATCTGGCCGGGGCGCTCCGCTCGGCCCTGGGCGCCACCGGCACCCCGCCCGGCAACGGAGTGCCCGAGAAGAAGCGGCTCGACCTGGACACCGCGGGCATCGACCGGGCGCTCGGCGCGCAGGGCGACACCGAGGGCGACATCTACAAGGTCGTCTTCGCCCGCAACGAGACCGTCGTCGACCACGACCGGGTGCTGCCCCGGATGACCGGCTCGACCACCGCGATCTCCTTCCAGCCGGTCGGGAAGCGCAAGGCGATCGTCAACGGCGACTTCGTGATCCTCGCCCACGAGGTGCAGCACGTGATCAGGGCGCTGCGGCGCGGCGGGATCGACGTCGTCTCGATCCACAGCCACATGCTGACGGACGACCCGCGCCTGTTCTTCCTGCACTTCTGGGGCGTCGGCGACGGCGTCCGGCTGGCCCGCGCGCTGCGTGCCGCGGTGGAGCGGACGAACGTGTCGGCGGCGGTGGCCCTCGGCTGA
- a CDS encoding FGGY family carbohydrate kinase has protein sequence MGIVAGLDSSTESTRIVVCDADTGAVLRQGYAPHPPSAAEGDPQAWLISLGEAAAGGLLEGVQAIGVSAQQHGLLTLDAGGVLVRPALLGNDKRAQPAAADLTDALGGRAAWAEAVGTVPQSAMAIAKLRWLARNEPESATRTAMLLQPHEWLVWQLLGRPARRTTDRGAASATGYWSAATGQWRPDLVELALGHPAALPDVLAPAEPAGHTPEGLLISAGTGETMAAAFGLGVGPGDAVISLGASGSVFAVHHQALTDPSGTITSFADATGMQLPVVHTLNAVRVLRGTAELLGLDLAGLSERALLSSWGSYGLVMLPYLEGERTPHLPHTAGTLAGLRRESMKPEHLARAAFEGMLCGLADALDVLRGRGVVVRRVFLLGAAAELPAVQALAPALFGAQVVVPQPADYAALGAARQAAWALGVQHGMLSPQEPPRWPQGAGQVFEPGEELPSGQAVRQQYATVREQTHPGAFTQ, from the coding sequence ATGGGCATAGTCGCGGGGCTGGACAGTTCGACCGAGAGCACACGGATCGTCGTCTGCGACGCGGACACGGGCGCCGTGCTCCGGCAGGGGTACGCGCCACACCCCCCGTCCGCCGCCGAGGGTGATCCCCAGGCGTGGCTGATCTCCCTCGGCGAGGCCGCCGCCGGCGGGCTGCTGGAGGGCGTCCAGGCCATCGGCGTCTCGGCGCAGCAGCACGGGCTGCTCACCCTGGACGCCGGCGGGGTGCTCGTCCGCCCCGCGCTGCTGGGCAACGACAAGCGGGCGCAGCCGGCCGCCGCCGACCTCACCGACGCGCTGGGCGGCCGGGCCGCCTGGGCGGAGGCCGTCGGCACCGTCCCGCAGTCCGCCATGGCGATCGCCAAGCTCCGCTGGCTGGCCCGGAACGAGCCCGAGTCGGCCACCCGCACCGCCATGCTGCTCCAGCCGCACGAGTGGCTGGTGTGGCAGCTGCTGGGCCGTCCGGCGCGCCGGACCACCGACCGCGGAGCCGCGTCGGCCACCGGCTACTGGTCGGCCGCCACCGGTCAGTGGCGCCCCGACCTGGTCGAACTCGCGCTGGGCCACCCCGCGGCGCTCCCCGACGTCCTCGCGCCCGCCGAACCCGCCGGGCACACCCCCGAGGGCCTGCTGATCTCCGCGGGCACCGGCGAGACCATGGCCGCCGCCTTCGGCCTCGGCGTGGGCCCCGGCGACGCGGTGATCTCGCTGGGCGCCTCCGGCTCCGTCTTCGCCGTCCACCACCAGGCGCTGACCGACCCGTCCGGCACCATCACGTCGTTCGCCGACGCCACCGGCATGCAGCTGCCCGTCGTCCACACCCTCAACGCCGTCCGGGTGCTGCGCGGCACGGCCGAGCTGCTGGGCCTGGACCTGGCCGGGCTGTCGGAGCGGGCGCTGCTCTCGTCCTGGGGCTCGTACGGGCTGGTGATGCTGCCGTACCTGGAGGGCGAGCGCACCCCGCACCTGCCGCACACCGCCGGGACGCTGGCCGGGCTGCGGCGGGAGAGCATGAAGCCCGAACACCTGGCGCGGGCCGCCTTCGAGGGGATGCTGTGCGGACTCGCGGACGCGCTGGACGTACTGCGCGGGCGCGGCGTCGTGGTGCGCCGGGTCTTCCTGCTGGGCGCGGCGGCGGAGCTGCCGGCCGTGCAGGCGCTGGCCCCCGCGCTGTTCGGGGCGCAGGTCGTCGTCCCCCAGCCCGCCGACTACGCGGCCCTGGGCGCGGCCCGGCAGGCCGCCTGGGCGCTGGGGGTGCAGCACGGGATGCTGTCCCCGCAGGAGCCGCCGCGCTGGCCGCAGGGCGCCGGGCAGGTGTTCGAGCCGGGCGAGGAGCTGCCCTCGGGGCAGGCGGTGCGGCAGCAGTACGCGACCGTGCGCGAGCAGACGCATCCGGGGGCGTTCACGCAGTAG
- a CDS encoding RNA polymerase sigma factor, which translates to MGGAAAAAETLPNAAITLEVAPVQTRTPTLPEALADPVGAVPRQPGPPPPETLADEPEQPEPLRERERDRRAADTNGPSSDLFRQYLREIGRIPLLTAAEEVELARRVEAGLFAEEKLSNDPDLDTCLALDLDRLVVLGRMAKRRLIEANLRLVVSVAKRYIGRGLTMLDLVQEGNLGLIRAVEKFDYARGYKFSTYATWWIRQAMSRALADQARTIRVPVHVVELINRVVRVQRRMLQERGSEPTAEEVAAYLDLSEERVSEVLRLAQEPVSLHAPVGEEDDVALGDLIEDGDAASPVESAAFLLLREHLEAVLSTLGERERKVVQLRYGLVDGRPRTLEEIGRIFGVTRERIRQIESKTLNKLRDHAFADQLRGYLD; encoded by the coding sequence GTGGGCGGCGCCGCCGCCGCGGCCGAGACTCTGCCAAACGCAGCGATCACCCTGGAGGTCGCCCCCGTGCAGACCCGGACCCCTACCCTCCCCGAGGCCCTGGCCGACCCCGTAGGGGCCGTTCCGCGGCAGCCCGGACCGCCACCGCCCGAGACCCTGGCCGACGAGCCGGAGCAGCCGGAGCCGCTGCGGGAGCGGGAACGCGACCGCCGCGCCGCCGACACCAACGGCCCCTCCTCCGACCTCTTCCGCCAGTACCTCCGCGAGATCGGCCGGATCCCGCTGCTCACCGCGGCCGAGGAGGTGGAGCTGGCCCGCCGGGTCGAGGCCGGGCTGTTCGCCGAGGAGAAGCTGTCGAACGACCCCGACCTCGACACCTGTCTGGCGCTCGACCTCGACCGCCTCGTCGTCCTGGGCCGGATGGCCAAGCGCCGTCTGATCGAGGCCAACCTGCGCCTGGTCGTCTCCGTCGCCAAGCGCTACATCGGCCGCGGCCTGACCATGCTCGACCTCGTCCAGGAGGGCAACCTCGGTCTCATCAGGGCGGTCGAGAAGTTCGACTACGCGCGGGGCTACAAGTTCTCGACGTACGCGACGTGGTGGATCCGTCAGGCCATGTCCCGGGCCCTGGCCGACCAGGCGCGGACGATCCGCGTCCCGGTGCACGTCGTCGAGCTGATCAACCGCGTCGTCCGGGTGCAGCGCCGCATGCTCCAGGAGCGCGGCAGCGAGCCGACGGCGGAGGAGGTCGCCGCGTACCTCGACCTCTCCGAGGAGCGGGTCAGCGAGGTGCTGCGGCTGGCCCAGGAGCCGGTCTCGCTGCACGCGCCGGTGGGCGAGGAGGACGACGTCGCGCTCGGCGACCTCATCGAGGACGGGGACGCCGCGTCACCCGTCGAGTCCGCCGCCTTCCTGCTGCTGCGCGAGCACCTGGAGGCCGTGCTGTCCACGCTGGGCGAGCGCGAGCGCAAGGTCGTGCAGCTGCGCTACGGGCTGGTGGACGGCAGGCCGCGGACGCTGGAGGAGATCGGCCGGATATTCGGCGTCACCCGGGAGCGGATCCGGCAGATCGAGTCCAAGACCCTCAACAAGCTCCGGGACCACGCCTTCGCCGACCAGCTCCGCGGCTACCTCGACTGA